A region of Paraburkholderia sp. BL23I1N1 DNA encodes the following proteins:
- a CDS encoding cupin domain-containing protein has translation MINERHTITRASPLSADGLWIPEGPGKWSRPLRFLKDDRGWVELMRLAPGIKLGLHRHTGEVHAFNLEGQRRLCTGETVGSGDYVHESAGNVDWWEAVGDEPLVVMVVVMGTVEYLGHDGETKRRITTADRLADYQRYCSDAGIEPQDLLER, from the coding sequence GATCACCCGTGCCAGCCCGTTGTCCGCAGACGGGCTGTGGATCCCCGAGGGTCCGGGTAAGTGGTCGCGGCCGCTGCGCTTCCTGAAAGATGATCGCGGCTGGGTGGAACTGATGCGTCTGGCGCCAGGCATCAAGCTTGGCCTGCACCGTCATACCGGCGAAGTGCACGCCTTCAACCTTGAAGGGCAGCGTCGCCTTTGTACTGGCGAAACGGTCGGATCCGGCGACTACGTGCACGAGTCTGCCGGCAACGTCGACTGGTGGGAGGCGGTCGGTGACGAACCACTCGTCGTGATGGTGGTGGTGATGGGCACCGTCGAGTATCTTGGTCACGATGGCGAAACCAAACGCCGTATCACAACCGCCGATCGCCTTGCCGACTATCAGCGCTACTGCAGCGACGCGGGCATCGAGCCGCAGGATCTGC